From Brassica rapa cultivar Chiifu-401-42 chromosome A06, CAAS_Brap_v3.01, whole genome shotgun sequence:
GTTTCATCAAATGTGGTTGGTATGAGTCTAAGGAATGAGCTTAGAGGTCCAAAACAGAACATCAAAGACTGGTACAAGTACATGAGAGAAGGCGCTGAAGCAGTCCACTCTGTGAATCCGAACATTCTTGTCATTGTCTCCGGTTTAAACTACGAGACAGACTTATCCTTTCTCCGTGACAAACCGTTTGAAGTAACCTTCAGGAGGAAACTAGTGTTTGAGATCCATTGGTATGGGTTTTGGAGTTCTTGGGAAGGAGATAACTTGAACAAGATTTGCGGGAGAGAAACCGAAAACATCATGAAAATGTCAGGGTTTCTACTGGAGAAAGGGTTTCCTTTGTTAGTGAGCGAGTTTGGGATTGATCAAAGAGGAAACAATGTGAATGACAATAGGTTTCTAAGTTGTTTTATGGCTTTAGCAGCGGATCTTGACCTAGATTGGGCGTTATGGACTCTTGCAGGAAGCTATTATGTAAGAGAGAAAACTATTGGATATGATGAAACGTATGGAGTTTTGGATTGGAGTTGGTCAAGCATAAGAAACTCAACAATTTTGCAGATGATTTCTTCTATACAGTCTCCTTTTAGAGGTACACAACTAGAACTTGTAGCTCTTATACATTTACATTTTTGACATTTTGCCGAGTTAAAAATACAATTTGATATTATACTACATCCATACAAAACTAAGTTGatcttgaaaattttgttataaattatgttatatatatattcttctcATATGTGTTTGTagatttgtttatttaaaagtTGTAGAAAATAATGGCTAGTTGCTACATGTTTCTTGATTATATTTATTACACTAAACactaattatatacatataagtTAGATATTATGTTGTTacatgtgtttcaaaaaaaaaagtgtttcgaAAAAAGATATTATCTTACATACATATAAAACTAAGTTTAGTTTAGAAACTTTGTTGCACTCATGTTTTTTGTTGTCATTAATCAAAAAACTTTTGCAATATTCAGGACCAGGTCTAATGGAAACACACCCCAAGAAAATAATATTCCATCCTTCAACTGGACTTTGCATCGTGAGGAAGTCATTGTTCCAACTTAAGCTAGGTTCTTGCGATCGATCAGAAAGCTTTAGACTTTCTTCTCAACGAGTTTTGTCACTAGCAGAAGAAAAAATCTTGTGCTTAAAAGCTTATGAGAAAGGAAAGTCCGTGAAGCTGCGTCTGTATTTCTCAGAATCTTATTGTTCACGATGGAAACTATTGTCTGAGTCAAAGATGCAGCTCTCGTCCATAACAAAGAACGGAGAATCAGTTTGTCTGGATGTGGATTCAGATAGTAACAACATTGTAACGAAAAGCTGCAAATGTTTAGAAGGAGATGCGAGTTGTGATCCAAAAAGCCAGTGGTTTAAGGTTGTTACTAGCACGAGAAGTCGGTTTAGAGCAAACCCGTTTCTTCAAGTTAGTCCATACTCGAAGACATTTCTTCAGGAACCTTTATCAGTCTTATAAGGTATTCAAGGAAAAGTTCAAATAGCTTTTAACAAGATTGTACACAGGTACCTACCGCAGTGCTGATTGCAATTCTTGATTTGTATAACATTTGATAAATAGTGCACATAATAACACTGTACATTTTGAAGACAGTGATTAGCAGAGATGCGATCTATCATCAGTGACAATAACGAGTCTTAATAAGACAATTCTGCGTAATTTTTCGTCagttttttctttgaattttcgaaaaacataatatattggTTTTCAAGGTATTTAGTTTGTGTTTCTTAAAGATACGTGAACACGACGTTTGCTTGTAGTACATGTAAAGTTATGATATGGGATTGTTAACTGGAACTGAATGTGTTTGTTAGGCAGTGCAAAACAAGCTAGAAGAGTGAAGCTACAAATGCACAACCACATTTCAGATCTCAACTAGATTTACACACATAACGAAAGGGTTTCAATATATGCTTTATAACCAGATACATCTTATTAAAATTAGGTTTTGTTTAGGttggaatatatatttttatattggaGAAATATGTGCACTTAAATTTTAAGTTGGATTAAAAACGAAATCTGTTTGAAACCGGTCACTTTTGAACAGCACTTAATGCGAATCC
This genomic window contains:
- the LOC103875318 gene encoding glycosyl hydrolase 5 family protein; the protein is MERFFFLSLFLLLLPLFFIINITFAFPLSTDSRWIVDDGNKGRRVKLTCVNWPSHLETAVAEGLSKQPLDSIGAKIVSMGFNCVRLTWPLYLATDESFSGIMTVRQSLRKLGLLEAISGFQANNPYILDLPLIKAFQEVVSSLGKHRLMVILDNHISQPGWCCNDNDGNGFFGDRYLNPQLWIRGLKRMATMFANVSSNVVGMSLRNELRGPKQNIKDWYKYMREGAEAVHSVNPNILVIVSGLNYETDLSFLRDKPFEVTFRRKLVFEIHWYGFWSSWEGDNLNKICGRETENIMKMSGFLLEKGFPLLVSEFGIDQRGNNVNDNRFLSCFMALAADLDLDWALWTLAGSYYVREKTIGYDETYGVLDWSWSSIRNSTILQMISSIQSPFRGPGLMETHPKKIIFHPSTGLCIVRKSLFQLKLGSCDRSESFRLSSQRVLSLAEEKILCLKAYEKGKSVKLRLYFSESYCSRWKLLSESKMQLSSITKNGESVCLDVDSDSNNIVTKSCKCLEGDASCDPKSQWFKVVTSTRSRFRANPFLQVSPYSKTFLQEPLSVL